The following DNA comes from Bryobacteraceae bacterium.
GCCGGAAAGGTTGAAGTGCTGGAAATCCGGCGTGCGTTCCTGGTGCGGACCGAGCGGACGCCAGCAGGACGGATGGTCGGCGATGTGAATGTTGACCGGGAGGCCAAGCTCTCCGCAGCGTTCCCAGAAAGGCGCAAGCCGGGCGTGATCGAGATGCAGGCGGCGATTTCGCGGGAGCGCGCCTCTCTCACTGCCCTGCAGGCCCCATCCTTTGTCGGTAAGTTCGCCGGCGCCGCGCGCACCCATCTTGTGGCAGCGCTCGAGCTCGCGAACGGCGCGCTGGGTCCATCCGGCGTCTTCCTGGCCCCGCATGTCGATGGCGCACCACGGAATGAGGCGGGACTTGTGCGCGCCGAACAGCTTCGCCTGACGGTCGAACTCGGCGCCGGTGGCGCCGGTGAACACGATCGAGCGTTCCACGCCCACTTCATCCATGGTCTTCACCCAGGCGTCGACATCGGCCGGCGTTCGGATGTTGTTCATCGACGTGTGGGTGTGGACGTCGATAGCGGGGAACCGCGCCTTGGCGGGGTGGTGCTCGTCGACCACGAGCGAGGATTCGGGGGCGTAGTCCTTGACGCGGATCTCGTCCATCGGGCCGGGCTGAACGCGGACTCCGAACTTGGTTTCCT
Coding sequences within:
- a CDS encoding amidohydrolase family protein, encoding MRRRALIGSLAGALATRGQETKFGVRVQPGPMDEIRVKDYAPESSLVVDEHHPAKARFPAIDVHTHTSMNNIRTPADVDAWVKTMDEVGVERSIVFTGATGAEFDRQAKLFGAHKSRLIPWCAIDMRGQEDAGWTQRAVRELERCHKMGARGAGELTDKGWGLQGSERGALPRNRRLHLDHARLAPFWERCGELGLPVNIHIADHPSCWRPLGPHQERTPDFQHFNLSGKDVPGYEELLATRDRAVAAHPKTIFVFCHLSNQANDLAKLAAFLDRHPNAHLDIAARDYELGRQPRGSGKFIERYRARLLWGTDMGSDAAMYRGWWRLLETADEYIPGRLWWRHYGLELPEASLKALYRDNALRLLNWEA